The Aliidongia dinghuensis genome contains the following window.
GAGCTCGCGCGACGGCAGGCTGTAGAGCATGCCGCCATGGCCCATGGCGATACCGTCGTCGATGGCGATCGTGTTGAATTCCTTGGCGACGCCGCCCGCCTTCTCGATCTCGCGTGCGACCAGCTGGCCCAGGTCCTTCAGGTGCACGTGGCCCGGCACGAACTGGGTGAAGGAGTTGGCGATGGCGATGATCGGCTTGCCGAAATCTTGATCGGTCATGCCCGTCGCGCGCCACAGGCCGCGCGCGCCCGCCATGTTGCGGCCGTGGGTGCTGGTTCGAGAACGATAGGCTGGCATCGCGCTTCCTCGGGTCTCACTTGTTCGGGCTTACCATCGAAGACCGGAAGATACGCCGCAACCGCAATAAACGGCAATTGGCGCATGGCTGCTGCGAAAGAAAAGATCGAGCCCATCGCGGATGGTGATCGATGGTGATAATGCCCTCGCACCCTTTTCATCGTCATGGCCGGGCTTGATGTAAAGACCGGAGACATCCACGCGCTTGAGCAATGCGCGATCCTGCCGGCTTCACACCTGACCGCAATGCGTGGATCCCCGGGTCAAGCCCCGGGATGACGATTGAGAGAGGCCTCAGGCCGGCGTGCCGATCAGCCGTTCCTCGAGCCGGCAGGTCTCTTCGATGATCCGGCCCCAGAGGTCGCGGACATAGACGGGATCGAGCCCGCGTGCCGCCCCGCGCTCGGCGCAACGCGCCTTGACCGCCTCGATCCGGTCCGGCAGGCGGACGGGGATGCCGGTCGCCCGCTTGTAGTCGGCAACCCGTTCGGCGACGGCGATGCGCTCTGCCAAGAGATCGAGCAGGCGGTCGTCGATGTCGTCGATCAGCCTGCGCAGCTCGGTGAGATCGGCGGCCATCGGGTGTCTCCAGAACGGGGCGAGAGGCGGTGATCAAAGCGTCATCCGCCGCCCCTGTCAAACCGGTGCCTCAAATCGCCACGCCGGCTTGCCGGCAGCCTGCGTCGATTTATACTGCGCGCCGGGAACCAACGGTTGCGGAGCATCCTCATGAAACGCGTCCTGGCCGCAACACTGCTCGCCGGCCTCACGGCCTCCCCCGCGCTGGCAGCCCTCAAGCCGGGCGATGCAGCGCCCAAATTCACGGCGCCGGCGACGCTCGCCGGCAAGGAATTCACCTTCAAGCTCGCCGACGCGCTGAAGCACGGGCCGGTCGTGCTCTATTTCTATCCGGCCGCCTTTACCAAGGGCTGCTCGGCCGAAGCGCATGATTTCGCCGAGGCGACCGAACGGTTCAAAGCGCTGGGCGCCATGGTCGTCGGCATCTCGGCCGACAAGATTGCCGTGCTCGACAAGTTCTCGACCGCCGACTGCCAGAGCAAGTTCGCCGTCGCGGCCGACCCTGAGCTCACGGTCGCGAAATCCTATGACGCCGTCATGGCGAAGAACCCGAGCTACGCCGACCGCACGTCCTACGTGATCTCGCCCGACGGCAAGATCCTGTCGACCTACAGCTCGCTCGACCCCGACGGCCATGTCGCCAGCACGATCGCCGCGGTCGAGAAATGGCGGACCGAGCACAAGGGCTGACGGCCCGCCACCGGACCGCCGTCAGTCGAAGACGACGCCCTTGCGCAAGAGGATGTTGCCATAGGGCCGGCGCTCGCCGGTGATCACGATCGCGTAGGCATTCTGCGCCCGGTCGTAGAAGTCGAACCGGTCGAGCGGATCGATCGGCGTGGTGCTGCCGGCGGCGCCCAGGATCTCGAGATAGTCGGCCACGGTCGGCGGAATGGCGTCCGGCTCGCCCACGACCTGCATGGTCGAGACCGGCCGCTCGACG
Protein-coding sequences here:
- a CDS encoding chorismate mutase, giving the protein MAADLTELRRLIDDIDDRLLDLLAERIAVAERVADYKRATGIPVRLPDRIEAVKARCAERGAARGLDPVYVRDLWGRIIEETCRLEERLIGTPA
- a CDS encoding peroxiredoxin, which gives rise to MKRVLAATLLAGLTASPALAALKPGDAAPKFTAPATLAGKEFTFKLADALKHGPVVLYFYPAAFTKGCSAEAHDFAEATERFKALGAMVVGISADKIAVLDKFSTADCQSKFAVAADPELTVAKSYDAVMAKNPSYADRTSYVISPDGKILSTYSSLDPDGHVASTIAAVEKWRTEHKG
- a CDS encoding RbsD/FucU family protein, producing the protein MLLGLDPLLTPDLLHALASMGHGDEIALVDANFPAAAFARRLIRLDGVDGNALLSAVLSVLPLDNFVERPVSTMQVVGEPDAIPPTVADYLEILGAAGSTTPIDPLDRFDFYDRAQNAYAIVITGERRPYGNILLRKGVVFD